In the Wyeomyia smithii strain HCP4-BCI-WySm-NY-G18 chromosome 2, ASM2978416v1, whole genome shotgun sequence genome, one interval contains:
- the LOC129722811 gene encoding serine protease SP24D-like — MKNLIVSSVIFWLATTTNVDASRIVGGHFAEPNQLPHQVGLLLREKLHCGGSVVGTYWVLTAAHCLLEYGKPHQVQSLTVVAGVLDVSDSGDSGQRLMVKKLWPHEGFGNAFNDIGLVETVENFVFGANVKPIALRKSWIPDGTDMVVSGWGRTDAGEPTSKRLQYTRVRSIPLKECTDWVGITYHGIICAVASEAGPHGPCNGDSGGPAVVNNELVGVVNWVHVTCGNDPSVLLTSQTSCNGSKNM, encoded by the exons ATGAAGAACCTCATTGTGTCATCGGTAATATTTTGGCTAGCCACAACCACAAATGTGGACGCCTCTCGCATAGTGGGCGGGCACTTCGCCGAGCCGAATCAACTCCCCCACCAGGTTGGATTGCTTCTTCGCGAGAAACTGCACTGCGGCGGATCAGTGGTCGGAACATATTGGGTACTTACGGCGGCTCATTGTCTGTTGGAGTACGGAAAACCGCATCAGGTGCAATCGTTGACGGTCGTAGCCGGAGTGTTGGACGTCAGTGATTCTGGCGACAGTGGCCAGCGTTTGATGGTGAAAAAACTATGGCCGCACGAAGGCTTTGGGAATGCATTCAACGATATTGGATTGGTCGAAACCGTGGAAAACTTTGTGTTTGGAGCTAATGTTAAACCGATCGCATTGAGAAAAAGTTGGATTCCGGACGGAACGGATATGGTGGTCTCGGGCTGGGGTAGGACCGATGCAGGTGAACCCACCAGTAAGCGTTTGCAGTACACGAGGGTGAGATCGATTCCGTTGAAGGAGTGCACCGATTGGGTTGGAATCACGTACCACGGAATTATCTGCGCGGTTGCTAGTGAAGCTGGCCCTCATGGGCCGTGTAAC GGAGATTCTGGTGGACCAGCTGTAGTTAACAATGAACTGGTTGGAGTCGTCAATTGGGTGCACGTCACTTGTGGAAACGATCCCTCGGTTTTGCTAACGTCACAAACTTCGTGCAATGGGTCGAAGAACATGTGA